The nucleotide sequence tatattttcttttacaggttgctctaaagTGACTTGTATCAGCTTGACCCGTGAAGCTTCCATAAAACTGTCTCCAATGCATGGTAAACAGATATCCATTCGTTATTTGGATATGACAGACTGTTTTGTGCTTGAAGATGAGGGACTCCATACAATTGCAGCTCACTGCACTCAGCTTACTCACCTCTACCTGCGCCGCTGCATCCGCATTACAGATGAAGGCCTGCGATATATtatgatatactgtacatctatcaaAGAACTAAGTGTGAGTGACTGCCGTTTTGTGAGTGACTTTGGCATGCGAGAGATTGCCAAGCTGGAGTCTCGCCTGCGGTACCTAAGCATAGCCCACTGTGGGAGGATAACTGACGTAGGTATCCGTTATATTGCCAAGTACTGCAGTAAGCTCCGCTACCTCAATGCTCGAGGTTGTGAAGGCATCACAGATCATGGAGTGGAGtacttagcaaaaaattgcacaaaactgaAATCGTTGGATATTGGCAAATGCCCTCTAGTTTCGGACATTGGTTTGGAGTTTTTAGCCCTGAACTGCTTTAACCTAAAGCGCCTGAGCTTAAAGTCTTGTGAAAGCATCACAGGTCAAGGGCTGCAGATAGTTGCTGCCAATTGCTTTGACCTGCAGATGTTAAACGTCCAGGACTGTGAAGTGTCTGTTGACGCTCTACGCTTTGTAAAACGCCACTGTAAGAGATGCATAATTGAACACACAAATCCAGCATTTTTCTAAGAAACTATGTAATGCATTGAACATGTTATTTCCAGTATTAAAACCACATAACGCTTTTTTTATTTCGTGTTAGGAAAGAGAATTGATCATGTTTGTTATAACGTCCGTCTGTAATTCCGATATTGACATGTATGATCATGCATTATGAGATGAATGCATGATATGTGTACAATCCAAAAAATGTTCGGTGACAGCACTCAGTACCACGGCCAGATGTGAAGCAAAATGTTTTATATTCTAATATGCtagaatgaagaaaaaaaaaaaatgtccttcacATCTAATTGTGGTACCGAGTGCTGTCGCCAAACATTCTTTGGAATCTAATGCTGGTTTGGGTGAGTTGGACGAGACCCACCAGGTGACGTGCACCGGATGACTATATACCAAGGTGCTGTTTCCACTATTGAATATGAGTACATGTCTGCTTTATGTATAGTAAGGGGGTAGGGAATTTTCATTGCCATTGTATGAAAAGGAAAACGTTCctgtgcattatgggaagaagacatgGGATGTGTGATAAACAACCTGGGTGAGCAACAGAACAGAACAGAGAAAACTCGATTTATCTGCCACAGCTACTGCGTTATATTCTATTCAACCTCCCATCTATGTTGTATAAGTTTCATGACACACTTTTATTTCTTCATAACTTCTATTCCaaaagtcagaaaaaagtaaATTCACACAAATTACCTGTCAACCTTCCTTGACAGTTTTGAAAGTGTCTAGGAAAAGGGATGTGGCTTAGAGGAAAAGCAAAATGCGTCAGATTAATAAAATGCACAACTTTTTCTTACAAAATACTGGTGCTAAGAACGCCAGCTAAGTAGTGgcgaaaaaaagagaaaagtgcccaacatgtctagcaagatgcactcaaattatcatGCAGCGTGCTCCACAGTAAggacacattcagacgtggcggaattgctgttgaattctgctgcggacagtccgcagtggaattctgcagcagccgtttttacatttgtttctatacatttttatgaaagttagttcagacgttgcagaaaataactgtgcggaaaccatgctgcggtgcagaattttccctctgcagcatgctcataaTGTTGCGGAgatgaagcggaatttcactgcggatttcagcctttgcaatgcaaagtccGCTGTGatgtctgcaacgtctgaattacctgtcaaatctgaaaatattggtgcagattagttgcgtaattgccccgaatctgcaccaacatttgcagcagaaaaattccgccacgtctgaacgtgcctttATAAGTTTGGTGCAGTTTCTACCTGTCCGGTCTTGTTGTATCTTGTCTAACTTCAAAACAGAAATAGTGAATCCCTCCCAATGTGTTATTCCTCGTGCAGAGCCTGAGAGGGCGGCCATGAGCTAAAAATATTTGTTTGTTACAAAAAAGAGGCCTCATTAAATCTACAATGTGGTAAATAGACTTTAATGGTTTTCGTTTGGTGTTCTGGCATTTTTACGtcaagaatagcgctgcagacggtgctattcttgctgtcaaaaatactgGATCCCGAAGGAAACCAATAACGTCAGTGTGAACAGCGAAACATCAGCCTGGAGTAAAAACAGGTGAACGTTTTCTGCTGCTCATGACAAAAGACTACTGTAAGGCAGGATAGTTTTCAGCCTCTAAATTTAAACAAtattgcaagcagagatcttgaaatgctGATAAAACATAATTACCAGAAAGCTGTAGAACTTATCATTTTACTATGAATAAGCGTTATTTTTCTaagactggaaaacccttttaattttaTGGTTCGTTGAATTTTATTAAGACACAGAACTAACTCCTTTAATTTAAGATGTGTCTGGATGATAAAAAGGAAAGCAAAACCTTCAATCTGCCAATTTCACCTCTTAGAGGGGCGTAAAAATATGATTCCTGTCTCCAAGTATGACAGTCATATTCTAAGAATGCATTTGGTAAGATTTATTTTATATTACTTCACTATTATATGGAATAACTATTATACTGTCTAAAAAATCAAAAACATATTACACATTGTAGACCATTAAAATGGAATTTTAGAATGATTTACCATTAATGGACTACAGATTTACTATTTAACGTTCTTTCATCAATTTTTCAGTACATCCGTATTTCTGAATTACAACTTTGGTCATTTATTAGAGGCAAAACTTATGTAGTTGGGattctgtgttcacatctgcgttgaaggcTCCATTGCAGGTTCCGACACATTTGACTGAAAGCGCAATTTTTTCCGTCAAGATGAAAAACACCTCGACAGAACTAGATGAACcgaattataagtcaatggggtgcgTTGGGCACCCCCGGTGTACGTCATGCGAGGGATCAGGCACGGCATTGAGGATTCCGTTATAAACACTGCTGTAAACAAAGCCTGACTGACTTTATATATATCATCTATCCTGTACACACATTTTTAGACATGGTGGATGCATATCTTCAAAACCAATATTAGTAATAGTCACAGGAGACAATATTTTTCCTGACTTTTTCTGTCATGGGAGTAAGTTTGTTAACTTCAATTTTTGTCAAATTATTGAATAGCTTCTTAGATCTCCATCCACTATTGTATCTGCAGCTCTGTGGTCATAAGAAAGCGAATCAATCATTTTGCCATACAGTATCCGTCACTTATCTTTCCTGCGTCCTATCCTATTCAAATAATTATGATTCCAAATGGAGCAGTGTTCAGTCATTCAATGGAACAGATGTAGTCTTCATTTGCTGCATGCCATTCTAACATGTGCTCCTCCGCATCTAACCACAAAACTTGTGATTTATTTCTCAAAGAAAGCTTCACATGATGTGGATAGCCCTTCTGTTATATATGCCACTGCAGTAAAACTTCATAGGGGGCATACATACTAATAAAAAGCAAATCTCTATATTTTTACGGAAAGGACCACTAGCCTTCTCACTAGGCAAGGTAAGGAGACCACCTCTAACTTTATATAGTATAGGCAACCGACAAAACGGCTTAACACTTACcaaaaaaggacactcttttgccaTTTGTTTGGCTAATTCTAGTCTATGGGCACGTCGGTGTATAGCTTGGTAAATGCCCCTGATGTATAACCCAAATATACACAGCAGATGTAATGTGAACGGAACAGTTAGAGCCAGGTTTGTTGACTCGGAGTTGAGATGAAACATGTACATCTCGTCCTCAGCTTTGCACTCTAAACAGCACGTCATTGTATTAACTCATCTTCTATCAAATCCTGCAAAGATCCTTTGTCAACGCAGTTATGGAAATAAATGATTCTGATAATTCTGTAATTTTATAGAAAGAATAAATATTCGGTTTAATAAATGAAGTTTACTTGTTTTATGTGACCTAATTGATACATTTCCAAACTTTAGTTGATAATGAGAAAATGATGCATGGTGCATGTGGCATGATACAATTCCTGCACACAATTATCTTTCTTATGCCAGACCAATAAATGGTGCTCGTCAATAATACATTTACATTGTTAGGAACTTTTGCATCCCAAATCATGCCTTTCCGTCACCCACAAAATGGCAAGAAATGTCAGTTTTATACACATTTTCATAAACCCCGACCTTTTGAGGCCCAAATTGTGTGACTGTCCCgcgaaattcaggactgttgacaAGTGTGCATTTGGGGCATTTTATGGCTCTTCTAGGTCACAACTTCAAACACATTTCAAAACTGTTGGAGCAGGTGGCGAAATTGATCAATTGAACCTTCAGAGCATAATAATTggtcactcaattgtatccatacAACAATCAGTTTTAACCTTCAGGAAAATTCTTCCTAATATATTTATGAAAATGAATTCTGGTATGTCATGACCACGAATATACAACCAGCATTATACCAATGA is from Rhinoderma darwinii isolate aRhiDar2 chromosome 5, aRhiDar2.hap1, whole genome shotgun sequence and encodes:
- the FBXL7 gene encoding F-box/LRR-repeat protein 7, translated to MGANNGKYGSEGKGSSSISSDVSSSTDHTPTKALKNVATSEDSDLSMRTLSTPSPALICPPNLHSFQNGRGSSTSSSSITGETVAIVHSPPPTRLTHPLIRLASKHQKEQPNIDRLPDQCIIQIFSYLPTNKLCRCARVCRRWYNLAWDPRLWRTIRLTGETLSVDRALKVLTRRLCQDTPNVCLMLETVIVSGCRRLTDRGLYTIAQCCPELRRLEVSNCYNISNEAVFDVVSLCPNLEHLDVSGCSKVTCISLTREASIKLSPMHGKQISIRYLDMTDCFVLEDEGLHTIAAHCTQLTHLYLRRCIRITDEGLRYIMIYCTSIKELSVSDCRFVSDFGMREIAKLESRLRYLSIAHCGRITDVGIRYIAKYCSKLRYLNARGCEGITDHGVEYLAKNCTKLKSLDIGKCPLVSDIGLEFLALNCFNLKRLSLKSCESITGQGLQIVAANCFDLQMLNVQDCEVSVDALRFVKRHCKRCIIEHTNPAFF